Proteins encoded together in one Entelurus aequoreus isolate RoL-2023_Sb linkage group LG20, RoL_Eaeq_v1.1, whole genome shotgun sequence window:
- the LOC133636263 gene encoding RIIa domain-containing protein 1-like, translating into MEAESESGTLDDGVLSAEQREKLRLFKIQTRIDNEKYLMAHPEVEILVGDFLRDVLLKRPTDICAFAADHFTNPDLHMVINAKMETIKTD; encoded by the exons ATGGAGGCTGAAAGCGAGTCGGGAACACTCGACGACGGCGTTCTGAGCGCCGAACAGCGGGAGAAACTGCGCTTgttcaaa ATCCAGACGAGGATCGACAACGAGAAGTACCTTATGGCGCATCCTGAGGTGGAGATCTTGGTTGGAGATTTTCTCAg GGATGTCCTTCTTAAAAGGCCCACTGATATTTGTGCTTTTGCTGCAG ATCATTTCACGAACCCAGACCTTCACATGGTTATTAATGCTAAAATGGAGACCATAAAAACGGACTGA